A window of the Streptomyces sp. JB150 genome harbors these coding sequences:
- a CDS encoding metal-dependent hydrolase has translation MMGPAHSLSGAAAWLGVGAAAAAAGHAMPWPVLLAGALICAGAALAPDLDHKAATISRAFGPLSRGLCEIVDKLSYAVYKATRKQGDPRRSGGHRTLTHTWLWAVLIGGGTSVLAITGERWAVLAILFVHMVLAIEGLLWRATRGSSSDVLVWLLAATSAWIIAGILDKPGNGADWLFSAPGQEYLWLGLPVVLGALVHDIGDALTVSGCPILWPIPVGRKRWYPVGPPRAMRFRAGGWVELKVLMPAFMLLGGVGGAAALNVI, from the coding sequence ATGATGGGACCAGCACACTCACTCTCCGGAGCCGCCGCCTGGCTCGGCGTCGGAGCGGCCGCCGCGGCGGCGGGGCACGCCATGCCGTGGCCGGTGCTGCTGGCGGGCGCCCTGATCTGCGCGGGTGCCGCGCTCGCCCCCGACCTCGACCACAAGGCCGCGACCATCTCGCGGGCCTTCGGCCCCCTCTCGCGGGGCCTGTGCGAGATCGTGGACAAGCTCTCGTACGCCGTCTACAAGGCCACCAGGAAGCAGGGCGACCCGCGGCGCTCCGGCGGGCACCGCACCTTGACGCACACCTGGCTGTGGGCGGTGCTGATCGGTGGCGGCACCTCGGTGCTGGCGATCACGGGGGAGCGCTGGGCGGTGCTCGCGATCCTCTTCGTGCACATGGTGCTGGCGATCGAGGGCCTGCTGTGGCGGGCGACGCGCGGCTCCAGCAGCGACGTCCTGGTGTGGCTGCTGGCCGCGACCAGCGCGTGGATCATCGCCGGGATCCTGGACAAACCGGGCAACGGGGCGGACTGGCTGTTCTCGGCGCCGGGGCAGGAGTACCTGTGGCTCGGACTGCCGGTGGTGCTGGGCGCGCTGGTGCACGACATCGGGGACGCGCTGACGGTGTCGGGCTGCCCGATCCTGTGGCCGATCCCGGTGGGACGCAAGCGCTGGTACCCGGTCGGCCCGCCGAGGGCCATGCGGTTCCGGGCGGGCGGCTGGGTGGAGCTGAAGGTGCTGATGCCGGCGTTCATGCTGCTCGGGGGAGTGGGCGGGGCGGCCGCGCTCAATGTGATCTGA
- a CDS encoding type B 50S ribosomal protein L31 — MQQDKHPDYHPVVFRDRAAGYAFLTRSTATSDQTIEWDDGETYPVVDVEISSESHPFYTGKARTVDTEGRIARFERRYGEGTRPQG, encoded by the coding sequence ATGCAGCAGGACAAGCACCCCGACTACCACCCCGTCGTCTTCCGTGACCGGGCCGCCGGCTACGCCTTCCTGACCCGGTCCACCGCGACCAGCGACCAGACCATCGAATGGGACGACGGCGAGACCTACCCGGTGGTGGACGTGGAGATCTCCTCCGAGAGCCACCCCTTCTACACCGGCAAGGCCCGCACGGTGGACACCGAGGGCCGCATAGCCCGCTTCGAGCGGCGCTACGGCGAGGGCACTCGCCCGCAGGGCTGA
- a CDS encoding DUF5709 domain-containing protein translates to MNSADGWGDDVYQPDASDQREDTGLLDAEDTLEYDGVDNPLDRGWSPPERPWAVEHIGVTAAERRAGETLDQRLAEEQPDLAEPDGDGIGDTADTDGELLDNEVGAARSGRLVAPDEGAHEDEEAALVATDVGIDGAAASAEEAAVHIVDEESLPG, encoded by the coding sequence GTGAACAGCGCCGACGGATGGGGAGACGACGTCTACCAGCCCGACGCGTCCGACCAACGCGAGGACACGGGCTTGCTCGACGCCGAAGACACCCTGGAGTACGACGGTGTCGACAATCCCCTCGACCGGGGCTGGTCCCCTCCGGAGCGACCGTGGGCGGTGGAGCACATCGGTGTGACGGCGGCCGAGCGCCGGGCCGGGGAGACGCTGGACCAGCGGCTGGCCGAAGAGCAGCCCGACCTCGCCGAGCCGGACGGTGACGGTATCGGCGACACGGCGGACACGGACGGCGAGCTGCTGGACAACGAGGTCGGCGCCGCCCGTTCGGGCCGTCTCGTCGCCCCCGACGAAGGCGCGCACGAGGACGAGGAGGCCGCGCTGGTCGCCACGGACGTCGGCATCGACGGCGCCGCCGCCTCCGCGGAGGAGGCCGCCGTGCACATCGTCGACGAGGAGTCCCTTCCCGGCTGA
- a CDS encoding ABC transporter ATP-binding protein, translating to MIGVAPPEYDPAAPTTASTLPVGAPATVRAYVAELFRRHRRAFLLLIGVNTVAVVASMAGPYLLGGLVERVSDGERELRLGLTATLFVVVLVVQAGFVHQVRLRGAMLGERMLADLREDFLVRSVGLPPGVLERAGTGDLLSRITTDIDRLANAMREAVPQLAIGVVWVGLLLGGLVVTAPPLAAAVLLALPLLVAGCRWYFRRAPSAYRSESAGYAAVAAALAETVDAGHTIEAHRLRRRRVELSERRIREWTAWERYTLWLRSVLFPVINLTHVTVLGSVLMIGGVFVLQGWLDVGQLTTGALIAQMLVDPVGLILRWYDELQIAQVSLARLVGVRDIEPDAGDASVLPDGRDVHADRVRFGYLQGVDVLREVSLKVAPGTRLALVGPSGAGKSTLGRLLAGIYAPRDGRITLGGAELSRMPAERVRSHVALVNQEHHVFVGSLRDNLLLARTDATDAELWAALGAVDADGWARALDDGLDTEVGSGGLALTPAQAQQIALARLVLADPHTLVLDEATSLLDPRAARHLERSLARVLDGRTVVAIAHRLHTAHDADVIAVVENGRISELGSHAELVAADGAYAALWRSWHG from the coding sequence ATGATCGGCGTGGCGCCACCGGAGTACGACCCGGCGGCCCCGACCACGGCGAGCACCCTGCCCGTCGGCGCCCCGGCGACCGTACGCGCCTACGTGGCCGAGCTGTTCCGCCGGCACCGCCGTGCCTTCCTGCTCCTCATCGGCGTGAACACCGTCGCGGTGGTCGCCTCCATGGCGGGCCCCTACCTGCTGGGCGGGCTCGTCGAGCGGGTGTCGGACGGCGAGCGGGAGCTGCGTCTGGGCCTCACGGCGACGCTGTTCGTCGTGGTGCTGGTCGTCCAGGCGGGGTTCGTCCACCAGGTGCGGCTGCGCGGGGCGATGCTCGGCGAGCGGATGCTGGCCGATCTGCGCGAGGACTTCCTCGTCCGCTCGGTCGGGCTGCCGCCGGGCGTGCTGGAGCGCGCCGGCACCGGCGATCTGCTCTCCCGGATCACCACCGACATCGACCGGCTGGCCAACGCGATGCGTGAGGCCGTGCCCCAGCTGGCGATCGGCGTCGTGTGGGTGGGGCTGCTGCTGGGCGGCCTCGTGGTGACGGCGCCACCGCTGGCCGCCGCGGTGCTGCTCGCCCTGCCGTTGCTGGTGGCCGGCTGCCGCTGGTACTTCCGCCGGGCGCCCTCCGCCTACCGGTCCGAGTCCGCCGGATACGCCGCCGTGGCCGCCGCGCTCGCCGAGACGGTGGACGCCGGGCACACCATCGAGGCCCACCGGCTGCGCCGCCGGCGGGTGGAACTGTCGGAGCGGCGGATCCGGGAATGGACCGCCTGGGAGCGGTACACCCTCTGGCTGCGGTCGGTGCTCTTCCCGGTCATCAACCTCACCCATGTGACGGTCCTCGGATCGGTGCTCATGATCGGCGGGGTGTTCGTGCTCCAGGGATGGCTCGACGTCGGGCAGCTCACCACGGGCGCGCTGATCGCCCAGATGCTGGTCGACCCGGTGGGGCTGATCCTGCGCTGGTACGACGAGCTCCAGATCGCCCAGGTGTCGCTGGCGCGGCTCGTCGGGGTGCGGGACATCGAGCCGGACGCCGGGGACGCCTCGGTCCTGCCGGACGGCCGTGACGTGCACGCCGACCGGGTGCGCTTCGGCTACCTCCAGGGCGTGGACGTGCTGCGCGAGGTGTCCCTGAAGGTGGCGCCGGGCACCCGGCTGGCGCTCGTCGGCCCCTCCGGCGCGGGCAAGTCCACGCTGGGCCGGCTGCTCGCCGGGATCTACGCGCCCCGGGACGGCCGGATCACCCTCGGCGGTGCGGAACTGTCCCGGATGCCGGCCGAGCGCGTCCGCTCCCACGTGGCTCTCGTCAACCAGGAGCACCACGTCTTCGTGGGCTCCCTGCGCGACAACCTGCTGCTCGCCCGGACCGACGCGACGGACGCCGAGCTGTGGGCGGCGCTCGGCGCGGTCGACGCGGACGGGTGGGCGCGGGCCCTGGACGACGGCCTGGACACCGAGGTCGGCTCTGGCGGGCTCGCGCTGACCCCGGCGCAGGCCCAGCAGATCGCCCTGGCCCGGCTGGTCCTCGCCGACCCGCACACGCTCGTGCTGGACGAGGCCACGTCCCTGCTCGACCCGCGCGCCGCCCGCCACCTGGAACGCTCCCTCGCGCGCGTCCTCGACGGCCGTACGGTCGTCGCCATCGCGCACCGCCTGCACACCGCCCACGACGCCGACGTCATCGCCGTCGTCGAGAACGGCCGCATCAGCGAACTGGGCAGCCACGCGGAACTGGTCGCCGCGGACGGGGCGTACGCGGCGTTGTGGAGGTCCTGGCACGGGTGA